A region of Paractinoplanes abujensis DNA encodes the following proteins:
- a CDS encoding bleomycin resistance protein yields MFESVAPIVPVRDLDAALARYRRLGFATRAYDGPQRYGFVDRDSVSLHLTEWAGHDPLTTAASVYLYVTDADAVHASWRSEVEGRLGDPQDTPWGLREFAYVDPDGTLHRVGSPLT; encoded by the coding sequence ATGTTCGAGTCCGTGGCCCCGATCGTGCCCGTCCGCGACCTCGACGCCGCCCTGGCCCGTTACCGCCGGCTCGGGTTCGCCACCCGCGCCTACGACGGGCCGCAGCGCTACGGCTTCGTCGACCGTGACTCCGTTTCGCTGCACCTTACCGAGTGGGCCGGGCACGACCCGCTGACCACGGCGGCCTCGGTCTACCTGTACGTCACCGACGCCGACGCGGTGCACGCCTCGTGGCGCTCCGAGGTGGAGGGCCGCCTCGGCGACCCGCAGGACACCCCGTGGGGCCTGCGCGAGTTCGCCTACGTCGACCCCGACGGCACCCTGCACCGGGTCGGGTCACCGCTGACCTGA
- a CDS encoding vWA domain-containing protein gives MRDAYAVDIVFCLDVTGSMYPIVDRLKEGVLTLPKRLAEAAAVGDKAIGELRVRFVAYRDFRDNPADALQESRFFRMPAQAGELETAVRDLEAGGGGDEPESGLEALAVAFGSDWCAGANRRHLVVVLTDASAHPLGVGRAAPDYPPAAPATLDDLAAVWVGSNPEASRLLLFAPATTPWAGMTAWRDTVHVPSRPGNGLNEYALTEIVDAIAARI, from the coding sequence GTGCGGGACGCGTACGCGGTGGACATCGTCTTCTGCCTGGATGTCACCGGGAGCATGTATCCGATCGTGGATCGGCTCAAGGAGGGTGTGCTCACCCTGCCCAAGCGGCTGGCCGAGGCGGCCGCGGTCGGTGACAAGGCCATCGGGGAGCTGCGGGTGCGGTTCGTGGCCTACCGCGACTTCCGCGACAACCCGGCCGACGCCCTGCAGGAGTCGCGCTTCTTCCGGATGCCCGCGCAGGCCGGTGAGCTGGAGACCGCCGTCCGGGACCTGGAGGCGGGCGGGGGCGGCGACGAACCGGAGTCGGGGCTGGAGGCGCTGGCCGTGGCGTTCGGTTCGGACTGGTGTGCAGGCGCCAACCGGCGGCATCTCGTGGTGGTGCTGACCGACGCCTCGGCCCATCCGCTCGGGGTCGGCCGGGCGGCCCCCGACTATCCGCCGGCCGCACCCGCCACCCTCGACGACCTGGCCGCGGTCTGGGTGGGCAGCAACCCGGAGGCGTCGCGGCTGCTGCTGTTCGCGCCGGCGACGACCCCGTGGGCGGGCATGACGGCCTGGCGCGACACCGTGCACGTGCCGTCGCGGCCGGGCAACGGTCTCAACGAGTACGCGCTGACCGAGATCGTCGACGCCATCGCGGCCCGGATCTGA
- a CDS encoding SMI1/KNR4 family protein: protein MPSLDDFATWAGLARLLTVGNQQTLLADGGFVAGSVAGRTSSFTGRVGNGSAAHHQAQAEAVGLISAALAEAGRGHVAFALRVTPAGQATLDLFDHGPAVERLPSAYPESMILVEGAVPEPWRREPEPTPHATPAPTADPARLERLLRERLPGDTGATGEELAATEARLGVPLPAELATLYRATRGGADDDEHAGAIGCYLLPLDELTVADARWRRPSWRYGAAEAVRTPPHAVVQGLPGSPGWIVFASDGGSARFAVDLTPGPAGHLGQIIVLDGPAIGADLVADSLTDMVEHGSHHWRPGRAAEFPAVARINDAGFATVEAAAHPELEVLTVGRRDGDPVRLAAVAGLPRLRTVQVQPGLLADPLEVTGLPALEYVELGTREWRTLLTRGAVPDSLLAAGIAVEPGEPPEDVAALANEVLALRDRPRITRTTIRGDLLST from the coding sequence GTGCCCTCGCTCGACGACTTCGCGACGTGGGCCGGCCTGGCCCGCCTGCTGACGGTGGGCAACCAGCAGACGCTGCTGGCCGACGGCGGCTTCGTGGCCGGCTCCGTCGCCGGGCGCACCTCCTCCTTCACCGGCCGGGTCGGTAACGGCTCCGCGGCCCACCATCAGGCCCAGGCCGAGGCGGTCGGATTGATCTCGGCCGCGCTGGCCGAGGCCGGGCGCGGCCACGTGGCGTTCGCATTGCGCGTCACCCCGGCCGGCCAGGCCACGCTCGACCTCTTCGACCACGGTCCGGCCGTGGAGCGGCTGCCGTCGGCCTACCCGGAGTCGATGATTCTGGTGGAAGGGGCTGTTCCGGAGCCGTGGCGCCGCGAGCCGGAGCCGACGCCGCACGCGACACCGGCCCCCACCGCGGACCCGGCCCGGCTGGAGCGCCTGCTGCGGGAACGGCTGCCCGGTGACACCGGAGCGACCGGCGAAGAACTCGCGGCCACCGAGGCCCGCCTCGGGGTCCCGCTCCCGGCCGAGCTGGCCACGCTGTACCGCGCGACCCGGGGCGGCGCGGACGACGACGAGCACGCCGGCGCGATCGGCTGCTACCTGCTGCCGCTCGACGAGCTGACCGTCGCCGACGCCCGGTGGCGCCGGCCGTCCTGGCGTTACGGCGCGGCCGAGGCGGTGCGGACACCTCCGCACGCCGTGGTGCAGGGCCTGCCCGGATCGCCCGGCTGGATCGTCTTCGCCTCCGACGGCGGCTCCGCCCGCTTCGCCGTCGACCTGACCCCCGGCCCGGCGGGCCACCTCGGCCAGATCATCGTGCTGGACGGCCCGGCGATCGGCGCCGACCTGGTCGCCGACTCCCTCACCGACATGGTCGAGCACGGCAGCCACCACTGGCGTCCCGGCCGCGCGGCCGAGTTCCCGGCCGTCGCCCGGATCAACGACGCCGGGTTCGCCACGGTCGAGGCGGCCGCCCACCCGGAGCTGGAGGTGCTGACCGTCGGGCGCCGGGACGGCGACCCGGTGCGCCTGGCCGCCGTGGCCGGCCTGCCCCGGCTGCGGACCGTGCAGGTCCAGCCGGGCCTGCTCGCCGACCCGCTCGAGGTCACCGGCCTCCCCGCCCTGGAGTACGTCGAGCTCGGCACCCGCGAGTGGCGGACCCTGCTGACGCGCGGCGCCGTACCGGACAGCCTCCTGGCGGCGGGGATCGCCGTCGAGCCCGGTGAACCGCCGGAGGACGTCGCGGCGCTCGCCAACGAGGTGCTCGCCCTCCGGGACCGCCCCCGGATCACCCGGACCACGATCCGGGGCGACCTGCTGTCGACCTGA
- a CDS encoding CATRA system-associated protein — protein MDPWDDETVQDAVAVLQHLVMWTHGPQRWEEVDLAMVELRAAFEAGDADAVRAAIAELDRLGPDRILRIGSRTATGIPTPVLDRRNTLVHWLTRHREEDDRGRRQPR, from the coding sequence ATGGACCCGTGGGACGACGAGACCGTGCAGGACGCCGTCGCGGTCCTGCAGCACCTGGTGATGTGGACGCACGGACCGCAGCGGTGGGAGGAAGTCGACCTGGCCATGGTCGAGCTGCGCGCGGCGTTCGAGGCCGGTGACGCCGACGCGGTGCGCGCGGCCATCGCCGAGCTCGACCGGCTCGGGCCCGACCGGATCCTGCGGATCGGCAGCCGGACGGCCACCGGGATCCCCACCCCGGTCCTCGACCGGCGCAACACCCTGGTGCACTGGCTGACCCGGCACCGGGAGGAGGACGACCGTGGCCGACGCCAGCCTCGTTGA